Proteins from one Megalopta genalis isolate 19385.01 chromosome 1, iyMegGena1_principal, whole genome shotgun sequence genomic window:
- the Rad17 gene encoding rad17 checkpoint clamp loader component yields MANSKKNSSWLLPTFDDVKPSKKLPAVKRSSLELLEKSFSDITTNYSCSPSVPKKNCTTSLSTLLKACEPRKPSELVVSRQKQQEITDWLEYKVIKGKPSALIISGPSGCGKTEAIKLLAKENGFNVTEWITPIDQAMDENNRVMRQGDKFEEFLIRATRYSSVLSTYHSRLLLVKDFPNIYIQEKNSFFSLLEKYYEMGKEPIVFICTELGNSSLSQKLFPPNIREKFGMVSINVNPVTQTAMKNALKRIGESLNSIASNILRVSQDKIDEILSNSIGDIRNAVINLIFISLKVPKEREENKCLIREEGLGLLHGVGRVINPKRVPNDNSWKFAHDPDDIASYFQSQATVFLNFLQENYLNTMRGIEEVNACANILSLADVLNSEWRDLNLTKVTLSFCIRGAMVTNEKPISGWNPVRKPPSIQTEMRRCLAAAEVRWYESIINSKPRPMEELLDIDMETVIE; encoded by the exons ATGGCTAATTCAAAG AAAAATAGCAGTTGGCTTTTGCCAACGTTCgatgatgttaaaccttctaaaaagTTGCCAGCTGTAAAAAGAAGTTcattagaattattagaaaaaAGTTTCTCCGATATTACTACAAATTACAGTTGTAGTCCGTCAGTTCCTAAAAAAAATTGTACTACCAGTTTGTCCACTTTATTAAAAGCTTGCGAACCACGAAAGCCTTCTGAATTAGTAGTTAGtagacaaaagcaacaagagatCACAGACTGGTTAGAATATAAAGTTATAAAGGGCAAACCTAGTGCTTTAATTATATCTGGTCCATCTGGTTGTGGGAAGACAGAAGCAATAAAACTATTGGCCAAGGAAAATGGTTTCAATGTTACAGAATGGATTACTCCCATTGACCAAGCAATGGATGAAAATA ATAGGGTAATGAGACAAGGAGATAAATTTGAAGAATTTTTAATTAGGGCTACTAGGTACAGTTCAGTTTTGAGTACTTACCACAGTCGTCTTCTTCTTGTAAAGGACTTTCCAAATATCTACATTCAAGAAAAAAACAGTTTCTTCTCTCTATTGGA GAAATACTATGAAATGGGGAAGGAACCTATAGTTTTTATTTGTACAGAACTAGGAAACTCAAGTCTATCACAAAAATTGTTTCCTCCTAATATAAGAGAAAAGTTTGGTATGGTCTCAATCAA cgtcaatccTGTTACACAAACTGCAATGAAAAATGCATTAAAACGAATTGGAGAAAGTCTGAATTCAATTGCCAGTAATATTTTGCGTGTCTCACAAGATAAAATTGATGAAATATTGTCCAATAGTATAGGAGATATCAGAAACGCGGTTATTAATcttatatttatttcgttgaaaG TTCCAAAGGAACGAGAAGAAAATAAATGCCTTATTCGAGAAGAAGGTTTGGGACTTCTACATGGTGTTGGACGGGTAATTAATCCGAAAA GAGTTCCAAATGATAATTCTTGGAAATTCGCTCATGATCCCGACGACATTGCATCGTATTTCCAATCGCAAGCAACAGTATTCTTGAATTTTTTAcaggaaaattatttaaataccaTGAGAGGGATCGAGGAAGTGAACGCTTGTGCGAATATTTTGAGTTTAGCAGATGTATTAAATTCTGAATGGCGT gacttgaatttaactaaagTTACGTTATCTTTCTGCATTCGAGGTGCTATGGTAACCAATGAAAAACCAATTTCCGGTTGGAATCCCGTAAGAAAACCACCAAGTATACAAACCGAGAT GCGAAGATGTTTAGCAGCTGCCGAAGTTCGATGGTATGAGTCCATCATTAATTCAAAGCCGAGACCCATGGAAGAATTACTTGACATTGATATGGAAACAGTTATCGAATAA
- the IP3K1 gene encoding inositol-trisphosphate 3-kinase-like protein isoform X2, whose protein sequence is MSSSVCHAPLPARMEAFTTRLCLRAADQYERLLQAHFNKPSKKEQTRLNHNSNQKEHRRQKDASSSSTYSAFRQWRRSTSAGSNRSNSVGSNSTGAHPKVPTDSLTIQKMEQFPMVLSDATIPEEDLSLKFLALNALDLTAPASDVLLKNRLKSWFQLSGHPDGFAPAGPGTVWKRKTGGAENTERIVYEALSKDKELRDCVPRYYREVEYKGETFIELQDLLFGFNDPHVMDIKMGTRTFLESEVSKTTARPDLYQKMIAVDPNAPTQQEHEQRAVTKLRYMQFREQQSSTCSHGFRIEAMKLPGAPPITDMKKVKSHQEVLDTMKHFLGTGETTREKLLVRLKNLRSKIEASEYFKTHEIIGSSIFMIYDKDKVGVWVIDFAKTQALPNGLIMTHRKPWEQGNHEEGFLFGLDNLISTIEEVDVSQAA, encoded by the exons ATGTCAAGCAGTGTTTGCCACGCGCCCCTGCCAGCACGAATGGAAGCGTTCACAACGCGGCTCTGTCTCCGTGCTGCCGACCAATATGAACGGCTTCTGCAAGCTCACTTCAATAAG CCCTCGAAGAAGGAGCAAACGCGGTTGAACCATAACTCGAACCAGAAGGAGCATCGAAGGCAGAAGGATGCGTCCTCCAGCAGCACCTACAGCGCGTTCCGGCAATGGCGGCGTTCGACCTCCGCGGGGTCGAACCGGTCGAACAGCGTCGGTTCGAACTCGACCGGAGCTCACCCTAAGGTCCCCACCGATTCGTTGACCATCCAGAAAATGGAACAGTTCCCGATGGTCCTGTCCGACGCCACCATACCCGAGGAAGACCTCTCGTTGAAGTTTCTAGCGCTG AACGCGTTGGATCTAACGGCGCCAGCCAGCGACGTTCTACTGAAGAACAGATTGAAGTCCTGGTTCCAGTTATCTGGCCATCCGGATGGCTTCGCGCCAGCCGGACCCGGCACAGTTTGGAAGAGAAAGACTGGAGGCGCAGAGAACACTGAGAGGATCGTCTACGAGGCTCTCAGCAAGGACAAGGAGCTGCGCGATTGCGTGCCAAG ATACTATCGGGAAGTGGAGTACAAAGGGGAGACGTTCATCGAACTGCAGGATCTGCTGTTCGGCTTCAACGACCCACACGTGATGGACATCAAGATGGGAACGAGAACGTTCCTCGAATCCGAGGTGTCCAAGACGACTGCCAGACCGGATCTTTATCAGAAGATGATCGCCGTTGATCCTAACGCGCCGACCCAGCAGGAACACGAGCAGCGTGCCGTGACTAAGTTACGGTACATGCAGTTCCGTGAGCAGCAGAGCTCGACCTGCAGTCACGGTTTTCGAATCGAGGCGATGAAATTGCCGGGCGCGCCGCCGATCACTGATATGAAGAAAGTGAAGTCGCATCAGGAAGTTCTAGACACCATGAAGCACTTCCTGGGCACCGGCGAGACCACGCGCGAGAAGCTGCTTGTTCGTTTGAAGAATCTCCGGTCGAAGATCGAGGCCTCTGAATACTTCAAGACTCACGAG ATCATTGGAAGTAGCATCTTCATGATCTACGACAAAGATAAAGTTGGCGTGTGGGTGATTGATTTTGCTAAAACGCAAGCACTACCAAATGGGCTGATAATGACACACAGAAAGCCATGGGAGCAGGGCAATCATGAAGAAGGATTTTTGTTCGGTCTCGACAATTTAATTTCAACGATAGAAGAAGTCGATGTTTCACAGGCTGCATAA
- the IP3K1 gene encoding inositol-trisphosphate 3-kinase-like protein isoform X3, producing MNGFCKLTSIRFLWLQPSKKEQTRLNHNSNQKEHRRQKDASSSSTYSAFRQWRRSTSAGSNRSNSVGSNSTGAHPKVPTDSLTIQKMEQFPMVLSDATIPEEDLSLKFLALVPIILAPIKFENALDLTAPASDVLLKNRLKSWFQLSGHPDGFAPAGPGTVWKRKTGGAENTERIVYEALSKDKELRDCVPRYYREVEYKGETFIELQDLLFGFNDPHVMDIKMGTRTFLESEVSKTTARPDLYQKMIAVDPNAPTQQEHEQRAVTKLRYMQFREQQSSTCSHGFRIEAMKLPGAPPITDMKKVKSHQEVLDTMKHFLGTGETTREKLLVRLKNLRSKIEASEYFKTHEIIGSSIFMIYDKDKVGVWVIDFAKTQALPNGLIMTHRKPWEQGNHEEGFLFGLDNLISTIEEVDVSQAA from the exons ATGAACGGCTTCTGCAAGCTCACTTCAATAAG ATTCCTCTGGTTACAGCCCTCGAAGAAGGAGCAAACGCGGTTGAACCATAACTCGAACCAGAAGGAGCATCGAAGGCAGAAGGATGCGTCCTCCAGCAGCACCTACAGCGCGTTCCGGCAATGGCGGCGTTCGACCTCCGCGGGGTCGAACCGGTCGAACAGCGTCGGTTCGAACTCGACCGGAGCTCACCCTAAGGTCCCCACCGATTCGTTGACCATCCAGAAAATGGAACAGTTCCCGATGGTCCTGTCCGACGCCACCATACCCGAGGAAGACCTCTCGTTGAAGTTTCTAGCGCTGGTACCGATCATCCTAGCACCTATTAAATTCGAA AACGCGTTGGATCTAACGGCGCCAGCCAGCGACGTTCTACTGAAGAACAGATTGAAGTCCTGGTTCCAGTTATCTGGCCATCCGGATGGCTTCGCGCCAGCCGGACCCGGCACAGTTTGGAAGAGAAAGACTGGAGGCGCAGAGAACACTGAGAGGATCGTCTACGAGGCTCTCAGCAAGGACAAGGAGCTGCGCGATTGCGTGCCAAG ATACTATCGGGAAGTGGAGTACAAAGGGGAGACGTTCATCGAACTGCAGGATCTGCTGTTCGGCTTCAACGACCCACACGTGATGGACATCAAGATGGGAACGAGAACGTTCCTCGAATCCGAGGTGTCCAAGACGACTGCCAGACCGGATCTTTATCAGAAGATGATCGCCGTTGATCCTAACGCGCCGACCCAGCAGGAACACGAGCAGCGTGCCGTGACTAAGTTACGGTACATGCAGTTCCGTGAGCAGCAGAGCTCGACCTGCAGTCACGGTTTTCGAATCGAGGCGATGAAATTGCCGGGCGCGCCGCCGATCACTGATATGAAGAAAGTGAAGTCGCATCAGGAAGTTCTAGACACCATGAAGCACTTCCTGGGCACCGGCGAGACCACGCGCGAGAAGCTGCTTGTTCGTTTGAAGAATCTCCGGTCGAAGATCGAGGCCTCTGAATACTTCAAGACTCACGAG ATCATTGGAAGTAGCATCTTCATGATCTACGACAAAGATAAAGTTGGCGTGTGGGTGATTGATTTTGCTAAAACGCAAGCACTACCAAATGGGCTGATAATGACACACAGAAAGCCATGGGAGCAGGGCAATCATGAAGAAGGATTTTTGTTCGGTCTCGACAATTTAATTTCAACGATAGAAGAAGTCGATGTTTCACAGGCTGCATAA
- the IP3K1 gene encoding inositol-trisphosphate 3-kinase-like protein isoform X1 has product MSSSVCHAPLPARMEAFTTRLCLRAADQYERLLQAHFNKPSKKEQTRLNHNSNQKEHRRQKDASSSSTYSAFRQWRRSTSAGSNRSNSVGSNSTGAHPKVPTDSLTIQKMEQFPMVLSDATIPEEDLSLKFLALVPIILAPIKFENALDLTAPASDVLLKNRLKSWFQLSGHPDGFAPAGPGTVWKRKTGGAENTERIVYEALSKDKELRDCVPRYYREVEYKGETFIELQDLLFGFNDPHVMDIKMGTRTFLESEVSKTTARPDLYQKMIAVDPNAPTQQEHEQRAVTKLRYMQFREQQSSTCSHGFRIEAMKLPGAPPITDMKKVKSHQEVLDTMKHFLGTGETTREKLLVRLKNLRSKIEASEYFKTHEIIGSSIFMIYDKDKVGVWVIDFAKTQALPNGLIMTHRKPWEQGNHEEGFLFGLDNLISTIEEVDVSQAA; this is encoded by the exons ATGTCAAGCAGTGTTTGCCACGCGCCCCTGCCAGCACGAATGGAAGCGTTCACAACGCGGCTCTGTCTCCGTGCTGCCGACCAATATGAACGGCTTCTGCAAGCTCACTTCAATAAG CCCTCGAAGAAGGAGCAAACGCGGTTGAACCATAACTCGAACCAGAAGGAGCATCGAAGGCAGAAGGATGCGTCCTCCAGCAGCACCTACAGCGCGTTCCGGCAATGGCGGCGTTCGACCTCCGCGGGGTCGAACCGGTCGAACAGCGTCGGTTCGAACTCGACCGGAGCTCACCCTAAGGTCCCCACCGATTCGTTGACCATCCAGAAAATGGAACAGTTCCCGATGGTCCTGTCCGACGCCACCATACCCGAGGAAGACCTCTCGTTGAAGTTTCTAGCGCTGGTACCGATCATCCTAGCACCTATTAAATTCGAA AACGCGTTGGATCTAACGGCGCCAGCCAGCGACGTTCTACTGAAGAACAGATTGAAGTCCTGGTTCCAGTTATCTGGCCATCCGGATGGCTTCGCGCCAGCCGGACCCGGCACAGTTTGGAAGAGAAAGACTGGAGGCGCAGAGAACACTGAGAGGATCGTCTACGAGGCTCTCAGCAAGGACAAGGAGCTGCGCGATTGCGTGCCAAG ATACTATCGGGAAGTGGAGTACAAAGGGGAGACGTTCATCGAACTGCAGGATCTGCTGTTCGGCTTCAACGACCCACACGTGATGGACATCAAGATGGGAACGAGAACGTTCCTCGAATCCGAGGTGTCCAAGACGACTGCCAGACCGGATCTTTATCAGAAGATGATCGCCGTTGATCCTAACGCGCCGACCCAGCAGGAACACGAGCAGCGTGCCGTGACTAAGTTACGGTACATGCAGTTCCGTGAGCAGCAGAGCTCGACCTGCAGTCACGGTTTTCGAATCGAGGCGATGAAATTGCCGGGCGCGCCGCCGATCACTGATATGAAGAAAGTGAAGTCGCATCAGGAAGTTCTAGACACCATGAAGCACTTCCTGGGCACCGGCGAGACCACGCGCGAGAAGCTGCTTGTTCGTTTGAAGAATCTCCGGTCGAAGATCGAGGCCTCTGAATACTTCAAGACTCACGAG ATCATTGGAAGTAGCATCTTCATGATCTACGACAAAGATAAAGTTGGCGTGTGGGTGATTGATTTTGCTAAAACGCAAGCACTACCAAATGGGCTGATAATGACACACAGAAAGCCATGGGAGCAGGGCAATCATGAAGAAGGATTTTTGTTCGGTCTCGACAATTTAATTTCAACGATAGAAGAAGTCGATGTTTCACAGGCTGCATAA